One genomic region from Pyxicephalus adspersus chromosome 1, UCB_Pads_2.0, whole genome shotgun sequence encodes:
- the LOC140340915 gene encoding potassium voltage-gated channel subfamily A member 2, which translates to MTVATGDPTDEASALPGHPQDSYDPEPDHECCERVVINISGLRFETQLKTLSQFPETLLGDPKKRMRYFDPLRNEYFFDRNRPSFDAILYYYQSGGRLRRPVNVPLDIFSEEIRFYELGEEAMEIFREDEGFIKEEERPLPDNEYQKQVWLLFEYPESSGPARIIAIISVMVILISIVSFCLETLPVFRDENEEMSMRPVDYYPYSNSTDQYQQSNTFTDPFFIVETLCIIWFSFEFLVRFFACPSKAGFFTNIMNIIDIVAIIPYFITLGTELAKKTEDGQQGQQAMSLAILRVIRLVRVFRIFKLSRHSKGLQILGQTLKASMRELGLLIFFLFIGVILFSSAVYFAEADERESQFPSIPDAFWWAVVSMTTVGYGDMVPTTIGGKIVGSLCAIAGVLTIALPVPVIVSNFNYFYHRETEGEEQAQYLQVTSCPKIPSSPDLQKSRSASTLSKSDYMEIQEGVNHSQEDFRDKNLKTANCTLGNTNYVNITKMLTDV; encoded by the coding sequence ATGACAGTTGCCACTGGAGATCCCACAGATGAAGCTTCAGCTTTGCCAGGTCACCCTCAAGATAGTTATGACCCTGAACCCGATCATGAATGTTGCGAGAGAGTTGTTATTAACATTTCGGGACTGCGGTTTGAAACTCAGTTGAAAACTTTATCACAGTTCCCAGAAACATTGTTGGGGGATCCTAAAAAGAGGATGAGATATTTTGATCCTTTAagaaatgaatatttctttgacAGGAACAGACCAAGTTTTGATGCCATCTTGTACTATTACCAGTCTGGAGGCAGGTTAAGGAGACCTGTAAATGTGCCCTTGGATATCTTCTCAGAGGAAATACGGTTCTATGAACTTGGTGAAGAAGCCATGGAGATCTTTAGGGAAGATGAGGGATTTATTAAAGAAGAGGAGCGCCCTTTGCCAGACAATGAATACCAGAAGCAGGTCTGGCTGCTGTTTGAATATCCAGAAAGTTCTGGTCCGGCCAGGATTATCGCAATTATATCAGTTATGGTGATATTAATCTCTATTGTGAGTTTTTGCCTTGAAACACTGCCTGTTTTTAGAgatgaaaatgaagaaatgtCCATGAGACCTGTAGATTATTACCCATACTCCAACAGTACAGATCAATACCAACAATCAAATACATTCACAGACCCGTTCTTTATTGTTGAGACACTTTGCATCATATGGTTCTCCTTTGAGTTTTTGGTTCGTTTTTTTGCCTGCCCGAGCAAAGCTGGGTTTTTTACTAACATTATGAACATTATTGACATAGTGGCTATTATCCCATACTTTATAACACTGGGTACAGAACTGGCTAAAAAAACCGAAGATGGGCAGCAGGGTCAGCAAGCAATGTCTTTAGCGATCCTTAGGGTAATCAGACTGGTTCGAGTATTTAGAATCTTCAAACTCTCCAGACATTCAAAGGGCCTTCAGATTTTGGGTCAGACACTCAAAGCTAGCATGAGGGAACTAGGCCTTCTTATATTTTTCCTCTTCATTGGTGTAATTCTTTtctccagtgctgtgtattttgcaGAAGCTGATGAGAGAGAATCTCAGTTTCCCAGTATCCCAGATGCCTTCTGGTGGGCCGTGGTTTCCATGACAACAGTAGGATATGGAGACATGGTCCCTACAACAATAGGTGGCAAAATAGTAGGATCTCTCTGTGCAATTGCAGGCGTGTTAACCATTGCCTTACCAGTTCCTGTCATAGTCTCCAACTTCAATTACTTCTACCACAGAGAGACAGAGGGTGAGGAGCAAGCACAATATTTGCAAGTAACCAGCTGTCCAAAGATCCCATCTTCCCCTGACCTTCAAAAAAGTAGAAGTGCCTCCACGCTCAGTAAATCTGACTACATGGAGATTCAAGAAGGAGTTAATCATAGTCAAGAAGATTTTAGGGACAAGAACTTAAAAACCGCAAACTGCACCTTAGGAAATACAAACTATGTAAATATAACCAAAATGCTGACGGACGTTTGA